One Amycolatopsis thermophila DNA segment encodes these proteins:
- a CDS encoding ABC transporter substrate-binding protein codes for MAAVTVALTACVPVQHVASTAEHTDDYGTPVGAQAVQAGGELVMGLSSEPDRLDPTTSSSLYTRYVMSTICEKLYDLGPSGQIVPQLATGLPTTSPDGLTVTIPVRTGITFADGTPFDAAAVRTSLQRHLTLKGSQRTSEMGPVRSVEAPDASHVVMTFKKPFAPITAALADRAGMILSPAALAAEGANFGDHPVCVGPFKFVKRVPQTSIEVERDPRYYDAAQVHLDRILYRIMPDANIRAANLRSGDIHVADTISPQDVDALAKDPDLKVLQSPSLGYQGVTINTGNVDGAGTPPKPIDTPLARDPRVRQAFASSVDRQTLVDTVFNNWFDVACSPIAPQSPYATPASDACPAYDPARSRQLLAEAGVPTPYTVTLQVSNTQDQLRYAQALQASVAEGGFDLKIVPVEYSTLLDVQKRGDFELLQLGWSGRIDPDGNTARFLSTGSGGNYGGFSSAELDDLLSRAARAPGTAERADLYGRATQVIQRENPIVYTYRLRNLTVHSARVAGVEVYSDGVVRLGRAAFRADQEG; via the coding sequence GTGGCGGCGGTCACCGTGGCGCTCACCGCGTGCGTGCCGGTACAGCACGTGGCGAGCACCGCCGAGCACACCGACGACTACGGGACGCCGGTCGGCGCCCAGGCGGTCCAGGCCGGGGGCGAGCTCGTGATGGGCCTGTCGTCCGAGCCGGACCGGCTCGACCCGACCACGTCCAGCTCGCTGTACACCCGCTACGTCATGAGCACGATCTGCGAGAAGCTCTACGACCTCGGCCCGTCCGGGCAGATCGTGCCGCAGCTGGCCACCGGGCTGCCCACGACCTCTCCCGACGGACTGACGGTGACCATCCCGGTCCGCACCGGGATCACCTTCGCCGACGGCACCCCGTTCGACGCCGCGGCCGTGCGCACCAGCCTGCAGCGCCACCTCACGCTCAAGGGTTCGCAGCGCACCAGCGAGATGGGCCCGGTCCGCAGCGTCGAGGCACCCGACGCGAGCCACGTCGTGATGACGTTCAAGAAGCCGTTCGCGCCGATCACCGCCGCCCTGGCCGACCGCGCCGGGATGATCCTCTCCCCCGCCGCGCTGGCCGCCGAGGGCGCGAACTTCGGCGACCACCCGGTGTGCGTGGGGCCGTTCAAGTTCGTCAAGCGCGTGCCGCAGACCTCGATCGAGGTCGAGCGCGACCCGCGGTACTACGACGCGGCGCAGGTCCACCTCGACCGCATCCTGTACCGGATCATGCCGGACGCCAACATCCGCGCGGCGAACCTGCGCTCGGGCGACATCCACGTCGCCGACACGATCTCACCGCAGGACGTGGACGCGCTGGCCAAGGACCCCGATCTGAAGGTGCTGCAGTCGCCGTCGCTGGGCTACCAGGGCGTCACGATCAACACCGGCAACGTCGACGGCGCCGGCACCCCGCCCAAGCCGATCGACACGCCGCTGGCCCGCGATCCGCGGGTGCGGCAGGCATTCGCGTCCAGTGTGGACCGTCAGACGCTCGTCGACACCGTCTTCAACAACTGGTTCGACGTCGCCTGCTCCCCCATCGCGCCGCAGTCGCCGTACGCGACCCCGGCCAGTGACGCCTGTCCCGCCTACGATCCGGCGCGGTCCCGGCAGCTGCTGGCCGAGGCGGGCGTGCCCACGCCCTACACCGTGACACTGCAGGTGTCCAACACCCAGGACCAGCTCCGCTACGCCCAGGCGCTGCAGGCCAGCGTCGCCGAGGGCGGGTTCGACCTGAAGATCGTGCCGGTGGAGTACTCGACGCTGCTGGACGTGCAGAAACGCGGCGACTTCGAGCTGCTGCAGCTGGGCTGGTCCGGCCGCATCGACCCGGACGGCAACACCGCGCGGTTCCTGTCCACCGGTTCCGGCGGCAACTACGGCGGGTTCTCCTCGGCCGAACTGGACGACCTGCTCTCGCGCGCCGCCCGAGCGCCCGGCACCGCCGAACGCGCCGACCTCTACGGCCGGGCGACGCAGGTGATCCAGCGGGAGAACCCCATCGTCTACACCTACCGGCTGCGCAACCTGACCGTCCACTCGGCACGGGTGGCCGGGGTGGAGGTCTACTCCGACGGCGTGGTCCGGCTCGGCAGGGCCGCGTTCCGCGCGGACCAGGAGGGCTGA
- a CDS encoding ABC transporter substrate-binding protein, with protein MRIVSLLPAATDLVAELGLAGQLVGRTHECDWPPGIADVPVVTGSGIGADMSSREISAAVGGAHSGSALYALDAARLAELQPDVVLTQDLCEVCAVSYRRVSEAVRVMDAGPRVLSLEPRTLAGVLDCLLLLGDVLGVPEVARAKRRELQERLDAVRAATAHRDRPRVAAIEWLDPVWPAGHWVPEQIAAAGGEPLLAGAGEHTRAIDWAEVTAARPDVLLLLPCGLPPERTEAELGVLTGRPGWADLPAVRTGRVWILDGPAYFNRPGPRVVRGAEILAHVLHGVGDIDAGEARQASRTSISGGVRNV; from the coding sequence ATGCGGATCGTGTCCCTGCTTCCCGCCGCTACCGATCTCGTGGCCGAACTGGGCCTGGCCGGGCAGCTGGTCGGGCGGACGCACGAGTGCGACTGGCCGCCGGGGATCGCCGACGTTCCCGTGGTCACCGGCAGCGGGATCGGCGCGGACATGAGCAGCCGCGAGATCTCCGCGGCGGTCGGAGGCGCGCACTCCGGCTCCGCGCTCTACGCCCTCGACGCCGCCAGGCTCGCCGAACTGCAGCCCGACGTCGTCCTCACCCAGGACCTCTGCGAGGTCTGCGCGGTGTCCTACCGCCGCGTCTCCGAGGCGGTCCGCGTGATGGACGCCGGGCCGCGGGTGCTCAGCCTCGAACCGCGCACCCTGGCCGGGGTGCTGGACTGCCTCCTGCTCCTCGGCGACGTCCTGGGCGTGCCCGAGGTCGCCCGCGCCAAACGGCGGGAACTCCAGGAGCGCCTCGACGCGGTGCGGGCTGCGACGGCACACCGGGACCGGCCGCGGGTCGCCGCGATCGAATGGCTCGATCCGGTGTGGCCCGCCGGTCACTGGGTGCCCGAGCAGATCGCCGCCGCGGGCGGGGAACCCCTGCTCGCCGGAGCGGGCGAACACACCAGGGCGATCGACTGGGCGGAGGTGACCGCGGCGCGGCCCGACGTCCTGCTGCTGCTCCCCTGCGGCCTGCCCCCGGAACGGACCGAAGCCGAGCTCGGCGTCCTCACCGGCCGCCCCGGCTGGGCGGACCTGCCCGCCGTGCGGACCGGGCGGGTGTGGATCCTCGACGGCCCGGCCTACTTCAACCGCCCCGGACCGCGGGTGGTCCGCGGCGCCGAGATCCTCGCCCACGTCCTGCACGGCGTCGGTGACATCGACGCCGGGGAGGCCCGTCAGGCCAGCCGCACCTCGATCTCCGGCGGCGTGCGCAACGTCTGA
- a CDS encoding ABC transporter permease: MLRYLFHRLWQSAVTLVLASIVVFAGVRALPGDPALAMAGEEADPQTLAAVRAQLGLDDPLPVQYVKFLGHALTGDFGRSTRTGTPVSEMIGATLPVTVQLAVYAMLIAVLAGLLLGVIAAVFRGRWPEWAANGFSLFALSVPTFWLGILAVVYLSVQLGWFPASGYVSPLKDPVRGLYYLTLPAVILGLSHAAVVQRQTRGSMVGTLTADFVRTARAKGLGRGAVIVRYGLRNSLIVVTTIVGLQLGGLIAGAVVTERIFSLPGIGKLTLDSVFSRDYPVIQAVVLVITFAYIVINLLVDVLYTVIDPRVRVSGRAS, from the coding sequence ATGCTGCGTTACCTGTTCCACCGCCTCTGGCAGTCCGCCGTGACGCTGGTGCTCGCCTCGATCGTGGTGTTCGCCGGGGTGCGGGCACTGCCCGGCGACCCGGCGCTGGCCATGGCGGGCGAGGAGGCCGATCCGCAGACGCTCGCCGCCGTCCGGGCCCAGCTGGGTCTGGACGACCCGCTGCCGGTGCAGTACGTCAAGTTCCTCGGCCACGCCCTGACCGGCGACTTCGGCCGCTCGACCCGCACCGGCACGCCGGTGTCGGAGATGATCGGCGCGACCCTGCCGGTCACCGTGCAGCTCGCGGTGTACGCGATGCTGATCGCGGTGCTGGCCGGCCTGCTGCTCGGCGTGATCGCCGCGGTGTTCCGCGGCCGCTGGCCGGAGTGGGCCGCCAACGGCTTCTCGCTGTTCGCGCTGTCGGTGCCGACGTTCTGGCTCGGCATCCTCGCCGTGGTCTACCTGTCCGTCCAGTTGGGATGGTTCCCGGCGTCGGGATACGTGTCGCCGCTCAAGGATCCGGTGCGCGGCCTGTACTACCTGACGCTGCCCGCGGTGATCCTCGGGTTGTCGCACGCCGCGGTGGTGCAGCGGCAGACACGCGGGTCGATGGTCGGCACGCTCACCGCGGACTTCGTGCGCACCGCCCGTGCGAAGGGCCTCGGCCGCGGCGCGGTGATCGTCCGGTACGGGCTGCGCAACAGCCTGATCGTGGTCACCACGATCGTCGGACTCCAGCTCGGTGGGCTGATCGCCGGCGCGGTGGTCACCGAGCGGATCTTCAGCCTGCCGGGCATCGGCAAGCTCACGCTCGACTCGGTGTTCAGCCGCGACTACCCGGTGATCCAGGCCGTGGTGCTGGTGATCACCTTCGCCTACATCGTCATCAACCTGCTGGTCGACGTCCTCTACACGGTCATCGACCCGCGCGTCCGGGTCTCCGGGAGGGCTTCATGA
- a CDS encoding IclR family transcriptional regulator — MSPETPLSGRQPKAVRSALAVLEEVVAAGPGVTAKEISAALKLPPATTYRLLNLLVGEEYLVRLPDLRGFALGRRAGRLATPVAVRPPAAARAIVEHLRQRVRWGVHLASYAAGRLTLIDPDPDHPPSDAALLARYPHVSALGKLLLADQPDWRAIVRELRSFTGRTIVEADHLGAELAEVARTGLARQCGELQERRGCLAVAIRDVVSGELVAGLAVSGPAERVAEPNGELVALVRDHAGQLAPLLA, encoded by the coding sequence GTGAGCCCGGAAACCCCGCTGTCCGGCCGCCAGCCCAAGGCCGTGCGCAGCGCGCTGGCCGTGCTCGAGGAGGTCGTGGCCGCCGGTCCGGGCGTCACCGCGAAGGAGATCTCGGCGGCGCTGAAACTCCCCCCGGCGACGACCTACCGGCTGCTGAACCTGCTGGTCGGCGAGGAGTACCTGGTGCGGCTGCCGGACCTGCGCGGGTTCGCGCTCGGCCGCCGGGCCGGCCGCCTGGCGACACCGGTGGCGGTGCGCCCGCCGGCGGCCGCGCGGGCGATCGTGGAGCACCTGCGGCAGCGGGTCCGCTGGGGCGTGCACCTGGCGTCCTACGCCGCCGGGCGGTTGACGCTGATCGACCCGGACCCCGACCACCCGCCCTCCGACGCGGCGCTGCTCGCCCGGTACCCGCACGTGTCCGCGCTGGGCAAGCTGCTGCTGGCCGACCAGCCCGACTGGCGGGCGATCGTGCGCGAGCTGCGGTCGTTCACCGGACGCACGATCGTCGAGGCCGACCACCTGGGCGCCGAGCTGGCCGAGGTGGCGCGCACCGGCCTGGCCCGGCAGTGCGGCGAGCTGCAGGAGCGCCGCGGTTGCCTGGCCGTGGCGATCCGGGACGTGGTCAGCGGCGAGCTGGTCGCCGGGCTGGCCGTGAGCGGCCCCGCCGAGCGGGTGGCCGAGCCGAACGGCGAGCTGGTCGCGTTGGTCCGCGACCACGCCGGGCAATTGGCACCACTTCTGGCGTAA
- a CDS encoding ABC transporter permease, translating into MTAITETPVAAGRVRGRVWRNLLRNPMGVTGGVLLLIVLVAGIFAPWLAPYPPSEVHFTTPFQQPATVGFALGTDDLGRDVLSRVLSGTRTSLEVGLLSVLLAVVVGVPLGLLSGYWRWLDAIVSRLTDLMLAFPFLLLAVGLAAINGGGLTNAAIALGIANIPTMIRVVRAETLRLKDSDFVLAAHTMHAGALRILGRHVLPNAASAIIVQATVIMPAAVLGEAILSFLGLGIQPPEPSLGIMLSDAQQYLFRTVWPGVFPGIALALICLGFNLFGDALRDALDPRSSR; encoded by the coding sequence ATGACCGCGATCACCGAGACCCCCGTCGCGGCGGGCCGGGTCCGCGGCCGGGTGTGGCGGAACCTGCTGCGCAACCCGATGGGCGTGACCGGCGGGGTACTGCTGCTGATCGTGCTCGTCGCCGGGATCTTCGCGCCCTGGCTGGCGCCCTACCCACCGTCCGAAGTGCACTTCACGACCCCGTTCCAGCAGCCGGCCACCGTCGGGTTCGCCCTCGGCACCGACGACCTGGGCCGGGACGTGCTCTCCCGCGTGTTGTCCGGGACCCGGACCTCGCTCGAGGTCGGGCTGCTGTCGGTGCTGCTCGCCGTCGTCGTCGGCGTACCGCTCGGGCTGCTGTCGGGGTACTGGCGGTGGCTGGACGCGATCGTGTCCCGCCTGACCGACCTGATGCTCGCGTTCCCGTTCCTGCTGCTGGCGGTCGGGCTGGCGGCGATCAACGGCGGCGGCCTGACCAACGCCGCGATCGCGCTGGGCATCGCCAACATCCCGACCATGATCCGGGTGGTGCGGGCGGAGACGCTGCGCCTGAAGGACAGCGACTTCGTCCTCGCCGCGCACACCATGCACGCCGGGGCGCTGCGCATCCTCGGCCGGCACGTGCTGCCCAACGCCGCGTCGGCGATCATCGTGCAGGCCACGGTGATCATGCCGGCGGCGGTGCTGGGCGAGGCGATCCTGTCGTTCCTCGGGCTGGGCATCCAGCCGCCCGAGCCCAGCCTGGGCATCATGCTCTCCGACGCGCAGCAGTACCTGTTCCGCACCGTGTGGCCGGGCGTGTTCCCCGGCATCGCGCTGGCCCTGATCTGCCTGGGGTTCAACCTGTTCGGCGACGCGCTGCGCGACGCACTCGACCCGAGGAGCTCCCGATGA
- a CDS encoding pyridoxamine 5'-phosphate oxidase family protein produces MERDEVAEVLAKPISRQLLESSIPARLAYDGLDGDPRVIPIGFWTDGGNLVMATVPNSAKVAALRRNPRVAITIDTQDQWPPRVLLIRGAARLDLVDGVPDGYLEASRKVTPAEQFETWEQGVRALYEQMVVITVEPDWAKLLDFETTIPKAVEDLILARQARS; encoded by the coding sequence ATGGAGCGCGACGAAGTTGCCGAGGTGCTGGCCAAGCCGATCTCGCGGCAGCTGCTGGAATCGTCGATCCCGGCCCGGCTGGCCTACGACGGCCTGGACGGCGACCCGCGGGTGATCCCGATCGGGTTCTGGACCGACGGCGGCAACCTGGTCATGGCGACCGTGCCGAACTCGGCGAAGGTCGCGGCGCTGCGGCGCAACCCGCGGGTGGCCATCACCATCGACACCCAGGACCAGTGGCCGCCGCGGGTGCTGCTGATCCGCGGCGCGGCCCGGCTCGACCTGGTCGACGGCGTGCCCGACGGCTACCTCGAGGCGTCCCGCAAGGTGACCCCGGCCGAGCAGTTCGAAACGTGGGAGCAGGGCGTGCGCGCCCTGTACGAGCAGATGGTCGTGATCACCGTCGAGCCCGACTGGGCGAAGCTGCTGGACTTCGAGACGACCATCCCGAAGGCGGTCGAGGACCTGATCCTGGCGCGGCAGGCCCGGTCCTGA
- a CDS encoding LysR family transcriptional regulator, producing the protein MERRQLEYFVAIVEHGGFTSAAKALHVAQPSLSRAIGKLEHELGVTLFHRVGRNAVLSTAGEALADRARLVLRDLDALRAAAGAIGDGAAGRVDVAATSSSGLEPVTSIIAELAKRHPGVTVSTSSALSAAEVVAMVLQGRCEVGVCGSAERPAGQGLVTHHLRDEEFLLVVPPGALGEPGPAVGPEVLRGMRFVVTKPATAVRALFDRLAATVGEMTIAAEVGDRGVVLPMVLRGIGAGLMPDGWSDLAVRAGADVYRFDPPERLPQWLVHRSGPLTAATRAFIDTTLAGRG; encoded by the coding sequence ATGGAACGCCGCCAGCTGGAGTACTTCGTCGCGATCGTCGAGCACGGCGGGTTCACCTCGGCGGCGAAGGCGCTGCACGTGGCGCAGCCGTCGCTGTCCCGCGCGATCGGCAAGCTGGAGCACGAGCTGGGGGTGACCCTGTTCCACCGCGTCGGGCGCAACGCCGTGCTGAGCACCGCGGGGGAGGCGCTGGCCGACCGGGCGCGCCTGGTGCTGCGGGACCTGGACGCGCTGCGGGCTGCGGCGGGCGCGATCGGCGACGGCGCGGCCGGGCGGGTGGACGTCGCGGCGACCTCGTCGTCCGGGCTGGAGCCGGTCACGTCGATCATCGCCGAGCTGGCCAAGCGGCATCCGGGTGTCACGGTGAGCACGTCGTCCGCGCTGTCCGCGGCGGAGGTGGTGGCGATGGTGCTGCAGGGCCGGTGCGAGGTCGGGGTGTGCGGCAGCGCGGAGCGGCCGGCCGGGCAGGGGCTGGTGACGCACCACCTGCGGGACGAGGAGTTCCTGCTGGTCGTGCCGCCCGGCGCGCTCGGCGAGCCCGGCCCGGCGGTCGGCCCCGAGGTGCTGCGCGGGATGCGGTTCGTGGTGACCAAGCCGGCGACGGCGGTGCGGGCGCTGTTCGACCGGCTGGCCGCGACCGTCGGGGAGATGACGATCGCGGCCGAGGTCGGGGACCGGGGCGTGGTGCTGCCGATGGTTCTGCGGGGCATCGGGGCGGGCCTGATGCCGGACGGCTGGTCCGACCTGGCGGTGCGGGCGGGCGCGGACGTCTACCGGTTCGACCCGCCCGAGCGGCTGCCGCAGTGGCTGGTGCACCGGAGCGGACCGCTGACGGCGGCCACGCGGGCGTTCATCGACACGACCCTGGCCGGCCGGGGTTAG
- a CDS encoding APC family permease, protein MPLPPRVLPPLRRESPMSGLDRRNLGPLQVFAQSISAAAPSAAMAAAPAVAAAAAGSGVLWSFVVATVLALLIGLGIGQFTRRMAAAGSLYSLTAKGLGAVAAFACGCALLVGYGLLTTAALTGSGVYLQDLLGRAGIEVGWGLVAGIVLVLGALATVCVLRGVRLSAQVVLVTEAVSITLMLVVFGLLLVRVGPDLAPAAPDRGVAGIAAGVLPALGAFIGFEAAASFGVEARRPFRTVPRAVQGTAALCGVLYLVAAYTQVVGLGRLPGGLAGQPEPVSTLAALQRLPWLSYLLDLGIAASFFACALATGSALVRVLLSMGREGVLPAALGRTHPRYRTPHVAILVALPLATLLPVVLVATGTSTSSAFVTLLNAAVFGYLVAYLLVCVAAPVFLHRIGELTRGALAAAAITAPALLAALVVFTLDNLGGPYPALFGAFVLAGLAWLGWLRARRPAQLARIGIYDETSEADLLGGER, encoded by the coding sequence ATGCCGTTGCCACCCCGGGTGCTGCCGCCGCTGCGGCGCGAGTCCCCGATGTCCGGGCTCGACCGGCGCAACCTCGGCCCGCTCCAGGTGTTCGCGCAGTCGATCTCGGCGGCGGCACCCTCGGCGGCGATGGCGGCCGCGCCGGCGGTCGCGGCGGCCGCCGCGGGGTCGGGGGTCCTGTGGTCGTTCGTCGTGGCGACCGTGCTGGCGCTGCTCATCGGGCTGGGCATCGGGCAGTTCACCCGCCGCATGGCCGCCGCCGGGTCGCTGTACAGCCTGACCGCGAAGGGCCTGGGCGCGGTCGCGGCGTTCGCCTGCGGCTGCGCGCTGCTGGTCGGGTACGGGCTGCTCACCACGGCCGCGCTCACCGGCTCCGGCGTCTACCTGCAGGACCTGCTGGGGCGGGCCGGGATCGAGGTGGGCTGGGGCCTGGTCGCCGGGATCGTCCTCGTGCTGGGCGCGCTGGCGACCGTGTGCGTGCTGCGCGGCGTGCGGCTGTCGGCGCAGGTCGTGCTCGTGACCGAGGCGGTGTCGATCACGCTGATGCTGGTGGTGTTCGGGCTGTTGCTGGTCCGGGTCGGGCCGGACCTGGCGCCGGCGGCGCCGGACCGCGGCGTGGCCGGGATCGCGGCCGGGGTGCTGCCCGCGCTCGGCGCGTTCATCGGGTTCGAGGCGGCCGCGTCGTTCGGCGTCGAGGCGCGGCGGCCGTTCCGCACGGTGCCGCGCGCGGTGCAGGGCACGGCCGCGCTGTGCGGAGTGCTGTACCTGGTCGCGGCCTACACCCAGGTCGTCGGGCTGGGCCGGTTGCCGGGCGGGCTGGCCGGGCAACCCGAACCGGTGAGCACCCTCGCGGCGCTGCAACGGCTGCCGTGGCTGTCCTACCTGCTCGACCTCGGGATCGCGGCGTCGTTCTTCGCGTGCGCGCTCGCGACCGGCAGCGCGCTGGTGCGGGTGCTGCTGTCGATGGGGCGGGAGGGCGTGCTCCCGGCGGCGCTGGGCCGGACGCACCCGCGCTACCGCACCCCGCACGTCGCGATCCTGGTCGCGCTGCCGCTCGCCACGCTGCTGCCGGTGGTGCTGGTGGCGACCGGGACGAGCACGTCGTCGGCGTTCGTCACGCTGCTCAACGCCGCGGTGTTCGGGTACCTGGTGGCCTACCTGCTGGTGTGCGTGGCGGCGCCGGTGTTCCTCCACCGGATCGGCGAGCTGACCCGCGGCGCGCTGGCGGCGGCCGCCATCACCGCGCCCGCGCTGCTGGCCGCGCTGGTCGTGTTCACACTCGACAACCTCGGCGGGCCCTATCCGGCGCTGTTCGGGGCCTTCGTCCTGGCCGGGCTGGCGTGGCTGGGCTGGTTGCGGGCGCGCCGCCCGGCGCAGCTGGCCCGCATCGGGATCTACGACGAGACGTCGGAGGCCGACCTGCTGGGCGGTGAGCGGTGA
- a CDS encoding OsmC family protein: MDAGELRQRQSPLKERYREDPGQALITLHADAELGAGISCKVETGRAVVEAGLHPATGGDGSLACSADMLLEALAACSGVTLRAVATSMGLDIRGGRVRAEGDLDFRGTLGVDRSAPVGFRSIRLSFDLDTDASAEQLASLGKLTERYCVVYQTLRTPPEIEVRLA; encoded by the coding sequence ATGGACGCAGGCGAACTGAGGCAACGGCAGTCACCGCTCAAGGAGCGCTACCGCGAGGACCCGGGGCAGGCGTTGATCACCCTGCACGCCGACGCGGAGCTGGGCGCGGGCATCTCGTGCAAGGTGGAGACCGGGCGCGCCGTGGTGGAGGCCGGCCTGCACCCGGCGACCGGGGGCGACGGCAGCCTCGCCTGCTCCGCCGACATGCTGCTGGAGGCGCTGGCGGCGTGTTCCGGGGTGACGCTGCGGGCGGTCGCGACGTCGATGGGCCTGGACATCCGAGGCGGCCGGGTCCGGGCAGAGGGTGACCTGGACTTCCGCGGCACGCTGGGGGTGGACCGGTCGGCGCCGGTCGGGTTCCGGTCGATCCGGTTGTCGTTCGACCTGGACACCGACGCCTCCGCGGAGCAGCTCGCGTCGCTGGGCAAGCTCACCGAGCGGTACTGCGTGGTGTATCAGACGTTGCGCACGCCGCCGGAGATCGAGGTGCGGCTGGCCTGA
- a CDS encoding gamma-glutamyltransferase family protein: MFTTRPTLQGTHGMVSSTHWLASAAAMAVLEDDGNAFDAAVAAGFVLHVVEPHLNGPGGEVPIILAPAGQAPRVLCGQGPAPAGATVAHYTSLGLDLVPGTGPLAAAVPGAFDAWMLLLRDHGTKTLAEVLAYAISYAENGHPAVERVGSTIATVRELFETEWTSSAEIYLAHGRPPAPGEMLRNPALAATWRRLIAEAGAAGAGRETQIDAARRIWREGFIAEAIADAVTRPTMDTSGERHTGTLTADDLARFEAGYEDPVTYDWQGWTVAKCGMWSQGPSFLQQLALLPDGLEYGTPDYLHTLIEGTKLAMADREAWYGDSADVPVETLLSREYNDARRALIGERASTDLRPGSPGGRHPRLSKQAELSAGGAVPPPAAAGAGEPTVANDGATRGDTCHLDVVDRWGNMIAATPSGGWLQSNPVIPGLGFPLGTRLQMAWLDEGLPNSLVPGRRPRTTLSPSMALRDGVPVMAFGTPGGDQQDQWSVHFFLAVALRETVRGSLDLQGAIDAPNWHTDSFPSSFYPRATKPGSVTIESRIGDSAIAALRRRGHDVTVGEPWSEGRLCAVARDPETGVLSAGSNPRGMQGYAAGR; encoded by the coding sequence GTGTTCACCACCCGTCCCACGCTGCAGGGCACCCACGGCATGGTGTCGTCCACCCACTGGCTCGCCTCGGCCGCCGCCATGGCCGTGCTGGAGGACGACGGCAACGCCTTCGACGCGGCGGTGGCCGCCGGGTTCGTGCTGCACGTCGTCGAACCGCACCTCAACGGCCCCGGCGGGGAGGTGCCGATCATCCTCGCGCCGGCCGGCCAGGCACCCCGCGTGCTGTGCGGGCAGGGCCCGGCCCCGGCCGGCGCGACGGTCGCGCACTACACCTCGCTCGGCCTGGACCTGGTGCCCGGCACCGGTCCGCTGGCCGCCGCCGTGCCGGGCGCGTTCGACGCCTGGATGCTGCTGCTGCGCGACCACGGCACCAAGACGCTCGCCGAGGTGCTCGCCTACGCGATCTCCTACGCCGAGAACGGCCACCCCGCGGTCGAGCGCGTCGGCTCCACGATCGCCACCGTGCGCGAGCTGTTCGAAACCGAGTGGACCAGCTCCGCCGAGATCTACCTGGCGCACGGCCGTCCGCCCGCGCCCGGCGAGATGCTGCGCAACCCGGCGCTCGCCGCGACCTGGCGCCGCCTGATCGCCGAGGCCGGCGCCGCGGGAGCGGGCCGCGAGACCCAGATCGACGCCGCCCGCCGGATCTGGCGCGAGGGCTTCATCGCCGAGGCGATCGCCGACGCCGTCACCCGCCCGACCATGGACACCTCCGGCGAGCGGCACACCGGCACCCTGACCGCCGACGACCTGGCCCGCTTCGAGGCGGGCTACGAGGACCCGGTCACCTACGACTGGCAGGGCTGGACCGTCGCCAAGTGCGGGATGTGGAGCCAGGGCCCGTCGTTCCTGCAGCAGCTCGCCCTGCTGCCGGACGGCCTCGAGTACGGCACCCCGGACTACCTGCACACGCTCATCGAGGGCACCAAGCTCGCGATGGCCGACCGCGAGGCCTGGTACGGCGACAGCGCCGACGTCCCCGTGGAGACGCTGCTGTCGCGCGAGTACAACGACGCCCGCCGCGCCCTGATCGGCGAGCGGGCCTCGACCGACCTGCGGCCCGGTTCGCCCGGCGGACGGCACCCGCGGCTGAGCAAGCAGGCCGAGCTGTCCGCCGGCGGCGCTGTTCCACCGCCGGCGGCCGCCGGGGCCGGCGAGCCGACCGTCGCCAACGACGGCGCGACCCGCGGCGACACCTGCCACCTCGACGTCGTCGACCGCTGGGGCAACATGATCGCCGCGACCCCGAGCGGCGGCTGGCTGCAGTCCAACCCGGTCATCCCCGGCCTGGGCTTCCCGCTGGGCACCCGGCTGCAGATGGCGTGGCTCGACGAGGGCCTGCCCAACTCGCTGGTGCCCGGGCGCCGCCCGCGGACCACGCTGTCGCCGTCGATGGCGCTGCGCGACGGGGTGCCGGTGATGGCGTTCGGCACGCCCGGCGGCGACCAGCAGGACCAGTGGAGCGTGCACTTCTTCCTCGCCGTCGCCCTCCGGGAAACGGTGCGCGGAAGTCTCGACCTGCAGGGCGCGATCGACGCCCCGAACTGGCACACCGACAGTTTCCCGAGCTCGTTCTACCCGCGTGCGACAAAACCGGGAAGCGTCACCATCGAATCGCGCATCGGCGATTCCGCCATTGCCGCCCTGCGGCGCCGCGGGCATGACGTGACGGTCGGCGAACCGTGGTCGGAAGGGCGGCTGTGCGCGGTCGCCCGCGACCCGGAAACCGGTGTCCTGTCGGCGGGTTCGAACCCGCGCGGCATGCAGGGCTACGCCGCCGGACGGTAG